CATGCGGGtgtaggggggtggggagctgtgtgggtgggtgcatggggggagggtgCATGCGGGtgtaggggggtggggagctgtgtgggtgggtgcatggggggagggtgCATGCGGGtgtaggggggtggggagctgtgtgggtgggtgcatggggggagggtgCATGCGGGtgtaggggggtggggagctgtgtgggtgggtgcatggggggagggtgCATGCGGGTGTAGGGAGGTGGggagctgtgtgggtgggtgcatggggggagggtgCATGCGGGtgtaggggggtggggagctgtgtgggtgggtgcatggggggagggtgcatgtgggtgcatgggggagggggcatgcgggtgtaggggggtggggagctgtgtgggtgggtgcaTGGGGGAGGTGTGCATGCGGGTGTAGGGAGGTGGggagctgtgtgggtgggtgcaTGGGGAAGGGGGCATGCGGGTGTAGGGAGGTGGggagctgtgtgggtgggtgcatggggggagggtgCATGCGGGTGTAGGGAGGTGGggagctgtgtgggtgggtgcatgggggagggTGCATGCGGGTGTAGGGAGGTGGggagctgtgtgggtgggtgcatgggggagggTGCATGTGGGTGTAGGGAGGTGGggagctgtgtgggtgggtgcatgggggagggTGCATGTGGGtgtaggggggttggatgggattggagtgtggggggtgcatgtgggtggggaggagtgtgtgggggtgcacggggaggggaggtgtgcATTTGGGTGTAGGGATGTgggtgcatgggggtggggaggggtgcatgcAGGTTGGGTGGGGAGGAATGCGTGTGGGTGCATGGGGGTTGGGTAGAGAGGTGTGCGTGCGGGTGCATGGGAAGGGGAGGTGTGCATGTGAGTgtaaggggtgtggggggtgcgggtgcatgggggtggggaggggagctgtgcgGTGGGTGCATGGGGGGAGGTGTGCAGCATGCTggtgcatgggggttgggtggggaggagTGCACAAGATGGGGTGATGCACAAGTGTGTCTGGTAGGGTGGAGCTCTGACTGCAGGGGCAGGTGCGATCTGGGTCAGGACAGTTCTCCAAAATTGGCCTTCCAAGCAGCACCCATTGCAACGAGCGCGATTTTAGGTGTCTCATAGGGACTCACAGGGCAAAACCCATCCACACCAGAGGGAGAGTTTAAAACCTGCCTCCAAATTCCTATAACATGAGGGAGCCTTTATCTGAGATACTGCAGGGATGGGCGAGAGAGAATCGCCATGAGCTCTTAGCAATGTAGTgcctatgacacacagttgaCCCATTgtgattccatccagcagagggcgaTGCTGAACATGTACAATAGACACAGTACAGTACTGACAGCCCCTCTGTAGAGAGATGAGAGGTGACTTGTCTGACATCACCCAGCAGgcgagggcagagctgggaacaggacccaggagtccctACTGCCAGGCCCGCTCACTAACCCAATTGCTTCCCTTACAGGCGAATCCTTTCGCTGCTGGCACTTTGCCCCTGCGGGTGGAAGCCGGCACGATGGCCACGGCCAGCAGCTGGGCGTGGAAGCCCATCGCATGGGACGCCCTGCTTGCACGCGCCTACCACTCATGCGACGTGGTGCAAGGGAAGCTGCTGCTCTTCGGGGGGCTGAAGTCGGGCGAGCCCAAGGAGCCCCCACTGGGGGACGTGGTGGCCTTTGACCCCACCCTGCTGACGGCTGAGATAGTGGGCCCCGACGGCGGGTACCGGCGCAGCCACCACGACACGGCGGTGCTGGCCGACCGCTggctgtgtgtggtggggggctgggacgGCGCCCACAGGGTCTCGGCCGTGTGCTGCTGGGACACCGAGCAGGGACAGTGGGAGCGCTGGGCCGAGGGGCCCTCCAACGACCCCCCTGTGGGGCTCAGCAGCCACACCTGTACCAAGGTGTCGGAGCATGAGCTGCGGGTGGTGGGCAGGGAGGGCGGGCTTCGCACCCAGCGGCGCTTCGCCAGCATCTACACCCTGCGTGTCAACCCCACCACCAAGACCTACTGGTAGGTCCCTTCCTCCCCGACTGGGCTCTGTGGatgctcccccccaccaccaccaccctgcaggGTGGCATCTGATTAAAACTGGGTAGCGGGTTTGAATTTGGATGCACCCCTTAGAGGGATTCACCTGTGGGaaccccagagccctgggctgtCCCCCTGAGATCCAGGCTATGGGGGAAGGGGCCATCGGGTCTGTGCCCAACACTGGGGAGGACTGTGCCCTAGAAATGGCCATTGCCGTACCCGCTGGGCATGAGATCTGGATTATCAACTCCCCGAAGCCCAGGAAAGTTGGGATTTGGCCCATGTGGATTCCACACCCCCAAATTTAAGGTGCTCAGGTCCTAGGGCCCCATGTACTGGGATGCTCCCCTAGCATCTCACCCCTGGGCACTGTGAGTGGGCTGGGTGGCCCATGCCAAGCACCCGTAACGCCTCTCTGTGCTCTAGGTACAAGGAGGAAGAATCGCGGACAGCCTCTCGGGCCGGACACTCGGCCATGCTGCTCCGTGACGCAGGTGGCTACCAGCTGGTGGTGTTTGGGGGCCGTGACTCCTCCGACTGCGAGGTGGCCGGGCGCTGGGGCAAGGGGAAAATCCACGTGAGTGTCTGGCTCTGGACTGTCACTGCCCCAGAATGAGCCCtttgctcctgccccactcccctcagAGCCCCCTGGTGGGAGATGCCgggactggagtagctgggagctcgCCCCACAGCCAATGCTCCTGTCCCACTCCCCACAGGGCCGCCTGGTGGAAGAGGCCAGGTCTGGAGTACAGTAGCAGGCAAATCCACAAACTGACcctcctttttccctttccttcctcctaGGTAGAGTCCATCCATGCCCCTAAGCTGACAGAGCAGCTCTCCCGTCTGGTTGGCTCCGAGAATGGCTCACGGCAGGCTCCGAAAGGCCTGAGGCACCAATCCTGCACGGTGGTGGGTCCCTTTGCGGTGGCTTTTGGTGGGGAGACCCTAACGAAGGGGCGAGACACCGTCTGTAATGATCTCTATGTCTACGACACAAGTAAGAGAGGAGAGCACGggcgtgcgcgtgtgtgtgtatgtactacTGCCCTCCACTgggtggaatcagaactgctgaGTCTGTGTGTCACAGCCCCCGTACTGCACAGAGCTAATAGGGAGTCTCTTTTAGCTCAGGTGTCAGGTGTTCATACTGGAGACAGGAATCCTAGTGTCACATCACTACACCCATGGGGGCAACCTTTATGTCCCCGCAGAGCTCCCCGCCCCTCTAACCTCCCTCTAGCCACTTTCTCCTTGATGCTGAAGTGCAGCCTCTACAAactacagttcccagcatgcatcaCTCCATCCTGCTCGCCATTGTACATTGCCTCTTGGGAGCTGTAGTTTCCACAGGCTGCCCCTGGGGAGTGAAGATGAACCTGACCGCTCAGACTGTCCTCGCCCGTCAGTTCGGGGCGGATCTTGCAATCCGGTCGAGCTGGCGATCCAGACCTGGGCTGGGCATAGTTTGCAGCCTCCGTTCTCCGCCAGCCTTTCCCAGCCATGGTATGACACAAGGGGAGGATTTCAGAGCTTGGCATTCGCTGATTTGGGTCTGGGTTCCAGTGTTGCCACCTCTCACGATGTTATTGCGCGTCTTGCAAGATCTGCTGCTTTTCTCAAAGCCCCGGCTCCTGGAATCATGAGATTAGAGGCGAAACACACCTCTGACCTTGTAAAAAAGTCAGTCTCTagccctcccagctgcagagacAAGTGTGTAAACGTGTGACCCCTGAAGCCTAACAGTGAATAGGAAGAACCCAAATTGTATTAGGGTTTTCTTTTGAATGTCCTGATTTTGGGGCCTGGCTTGGGATTTTTGAATGGTCAGGGCTGGCAATGCTAGGACTCTCCTTTATGCTAATACCCTGTTCACCACGCACTGCCGGGGCCCGAGTATTGTGATCTTCCTGTGCGAATCACGAACTCCAGGCTGGTTATGCAGCTAGCTGACTCCATCACCTCAAATGTCACAAACCCAGCCAGGAGTGGAAGAATGGCCTggaaggaaggatggcccagtggctaGTGGGCTAGCCGGGGCCCTAGGAAACCTTGAATCAGTCCCCATTTGCCACAGCTGCCCTGggggaccttgagcaagtcacaggggcctagattcacaaaggtacttttAGGCACGTAGACAAGCCCACGGGCACATGCTGCGATTCCCAAAGCCACCGCTTGCCCCCAGGCTCCCTACATGCCCAATGGGGAGAGTCATCTTGGACTGACATCCGCAAAAGCCAGCCGgctagagttaggcacctaggctagccaatgggagatccTGACAAGAGGGGTGTGTCTTAAGCCCCACACCTTGATCCACAGCCACCTTCTTTGGAAGTCAGCACCTTCAGCTCCTTGTGGCAAGGGGATGCGGGAGACCCCTCCCTTATACCTCTCAGCCCAGCAGTCAAGCaatgtgggagaccccagttcacATCCCCCCTCCGCCCGATATGGGAAGGGATTGGAAGAGCAGTCTTGCACCTCTCAGATTTGCATCCCAAACTGTTGGGTTACGAGCTATTCTGATGGGGGGCACCCTCCACCTCTCCTGTTGGACCTGTTCATTGTGAGTtggtgtaacgatgctggttttggtgggacacttctgagagtgtcaattcaggataaattgctcaaagcagggcagttacagcccaaggcaaaccaaaccagccagccagagaagactttggttttaccccactggctaaccataagtcacacaagcaattcccttagacactccagtttcccagtatcaccaccagtgccactcgttatggggacaaaaggttatgaaaaccaataccccagtaaaagaaaaaaggttctcccgatcccgaaggaccaagccccaggtcaatatacaaatcagatcttacccacaaatcacactgttgcgaatcctttagaatctaaaagtttattcataaaaggaaaaagatatagatgagagctagaattggttaaatagaaccaattccatacagtaatggcaaagttctcagttcaggcttgtagcagtgatggaataaactacaggttcaaatcaagtctctggagtacagccacagcttggatggtcattcagtcctttgttcagagcttcagtttgtagcaaagtccctccagaggtcagaagcaggattgaagaccagatggaaaTAAGGCAGCTGTCTTTTATAgttttcagaatagcagccgtgttagtctgtatccgcaaaaagaacaggagtacttgtggcaccttagagactaacaaatttattagagcataagctttcgtggactacaacccacttcttcggatgcataccttttatacattaaaaaaaaaagttacaaaaaaagGTAAGTTGCAAACTTACAGAACAGGTTAGTGTCACATTCTCTCCCCAAActtgttcttcaagatgagttagagaaaaagaaagaggcGAAAGCCGTGGAGAAGCTGGAACGTGGCTGGGGATTCAGTCTTCCAGGTGTAAGGACACCTCTTTgatcttactgtggaaaattacagcaaaatggagtttggagtcacatgggcaagtcacatgtccatgcatgactcagttctttacaggtggcagccattgcttacaTGCTATCTTGAAAGttcccaggaagacttcttatgtggattggagtctcccaagggtcattgtccgttaagtgcttcttgattgggcacttaatttgcaaattcctttctcaagaagctgaccgaATGCTTTATACTAAGGCTACTtcagaatcaaaacacattgatacacaagtacatagccaatattcataacttcaactacaaaaaggatacacacatacagacagcataatcataattagcaaatcataacctttcc
Above is a window of Chrysemys picta bellii isolate R12L10 chromosome 20, ASM1138683v2, whole genome shotgun sequence DNA encoding:
- the KLHDC9 gene encoding kelch domain-containing protein 9 isoform X1, whose protein sequence is MRGDLSDITQQARAELGTGPRSPYCQARSLTQLLPLQANPFAAGTLPLRVEAGTMATASSWAWKPIAWDALLARAYHSCDVVQGKLLLFGGLKSGEPKEPPLGDVVAFDPTLLTAEIVGPDGGYRRSHHDTAVLADRWLCVVGGWDGAHRVSAVCCWDTEQGQWERWAEGPSNDPPVGLSSHTCTKVSEHELRVVGREGGLRTQRRFASIYTLRVNPTTKTYWYKEEESRTASRAGHSAMLLRDAGGYQLVVFGGRDSSDCEVAGRWGKGKIHVESIHAPKLTEQLSRLVGSENGSRQAPKGLRHQSCTVVGPFAVAFGGETLTKGRDTVCNDLYVYDTRCSPPSWFRFPCSDRGQKRVGHRTCLWNDKLYLVGGFGPDGKTPCPEICVLEIP
- the KLHDC9 gene encoding kelch domain-containing protein 9 isoform X2 → MATASSWAWKPIAWDALLARAYHSCDVVQGKLLLFGGLKSGEPKEPPLGDVVAFDPTLLTAEIVGPDGGYRRSHHDTAVLADRWLCVVGGWDGAHRVSAVCCWDTEQGQWERWAEGPSNDPPVGLSSHTCTKVSEHELRVVGREGGLRTQRRFASIYTLRVNPTTKTYWYKEEESRTASRAGHSAMLLRDAGGYQLVVFGGRDSSDCEVAGRWGKGKIHVESIHAPKLTEQLSRLVGSENGSRQAPKGLRHQSCTVVGPFAVAFGGETLTKGRDTVCNDLYVYDTRCSPPSWFRFPCSDRGQKRVGHRTCLWNDKLYLVGGFGPDGKTPCPEICVLEIP